GCCGCCGCCGCCGGAGAACACGATGAGTGGTCGGAGATGTACCCCACCTTTGCCGAAGTGGCGGACAGGGAAGGCTTCCCCGCCATTGCGGAAACCTTCCGCAAGATCGCCACGGTGGAACAGCACCATGAAGCCCGTTACCGCAAACTGGCGGAAAACGTGCGCGAAGGCACCGTATTCGCCAAGAAGCAGGAAACCCAGTGGAAGTGCCGCAACTGCGGTTACATCCACACCGGAGACACGGCTCCCAAGGTGTGCCCCGCCTGCGTGCATCCCCAGGCATTCTTTGAAGTGCTGGCGGACAACTTCTAATCATTTTCCAGTCGGAAACATGATTGGGGCCGGTTTCACGATCTGATCGTGTGATCGGCCCCCTTTTTTCCATCAGGGACAACCCCATATCATGAACAGGCACAGGGAACATACGGAAGCGGCGTGGAGGAAATACGGCCGGAAACTCTGGAAATTCGGCGGCAGCTACGGGCTGGGAATCGCCCTGATGCTCATCCTGCTGGTGCTGACATTTGCCGGTACCCTGCACCAGGTCCGGCTGGCTCCCTCCCTGGGATCGGAGGCGGCCATAGAATCCTTCTTCGGCGCTCCCTACGTGCTCATTCCCCTGGGCGGGGAGCACTCCCTCATTTCCCTGCCGCTGCCCGGCATGGGCATTACATGCGCCCTGCTGTTCGTCAACCTGCTCCTGGGCGGCATGTTCCGCGTGAGATGGACGTGGAGGCATGCGGGCATCCTGATTGCCCACGGCGGAATCCTCCTTCTGCTGGCCGGCATCATGCTGGGCAACAGAATGACCGTGGCCGTGGACCAGGTGGAACTGCCGCAGGGCGACCGCATGCATGAGCGGGAGCTTCCCTTTGACATCCGCCTCAACCGCTTTGTGCCGGAATTCTACCCCGGAACGTCCAAGCCTAAATCCTATGAATCCCAGGTGACCATTTTTCCGGAATCCGGCGGCCATTATGACGCCGTCATCCGGATGAACGAACCGCTGCGGGTATCCGGCTGGACCCTGTACCAGATGAGCTGGGGGCAGGACTCTTTGCATCCCGGCAGGCTGATATCCATTCTCCGCGCCTCCCACAATCCGCTGGAACAAATGCCCAAATGGTCTTCCTACATCATTGCCGTGGGGTTGTTGTGGCATTTTGCCCTGGTCTTCGGGAGGTACCTGCGCCGCAAGCCGGAACAAAAGCAGGAAAAGGAACCCGTTCCGGAACAATCCAGAGGAAACGCGGATGGTGCCGGGAAGGGGAAACGCTGGCGTCTGGTCGGCATTTGCGTGCTGGTGGCCGGAATCTTCGCCGTCGGCATGCTGGCGGCCAGGCCGTCCGTCCATACGGTCCGCGTGGAACGCTATACGCCCTGGTCCTCCTCCCTGGTGGAAAAGGTGGAGGGCATGGCCGTTCAGGATGGTGGCCGCGTCAAGCCCGCCTCCACGTATGCCGGGTTCCATCTGCTCCGGACGCTGGGCAGGAGAAGCTTCTCCATAGAAACGCCGGACGGCGGGAAAAAACTCACTCCGGTGGAATGGATGCTGGACTGCATGTTCAGGCCGGAATTTGCGGAGCAATACCCGGTATTCCTGGTCAACCGGGAGGAAGTGGTGCGCCGCCTGCACCTGCCGGACCAGGCGGACAAGCGGAAAAAATACTCCTATGCCCAGATTGCCGGACAGTGGGAGGAAATGTCCCGTGCCGTGAGGGAAATCCGGATGCTGGGGGAAACGCAGCTCACGGAGGCGCAGAAGGAAATCCTGGCGCTTTCCCGCAACTTTGACGTGGTGCGCGGCTGGATGCTCGGTTCCCGCATCATGCTGGAAGACCCCGCTGCCATGGAACGGATGGAATTCCCCCGCTGGTTCCCGGCATCCGGACGGGATGAAGAACAGGAGTGGACCGCCGTTCCGGGCAAGGGCGCCGGAGCTTTTCTGGCCATGGCTTCCCTGATGGAGCGCAAGGCCATTGAGGAAGAAGGGCCGAAAGGCGGAGAGCTGCGCGCCAAGGCGGAAAACCTGCTGATGGAACGGCTGGTACAGCCGAATGAAGCCGCTTCCGCCGGGGAACGGAATGCCCTGAACCGGGAAATCTTCTATTACCGTCTTGACCCGCTGTATGTTTCCCTGGCTGTCTTTGTGGCCGCCTTTGTCTTCCTGGTGGTCTGCGCGCTGTTCCGCCCCATGCGGAATGCTCCGTTCTGGAGGCGTTTTCTGCGGCCCGGCGGTTTCAGCCCGGCGTGGATTTTGGGAGCGGCGGGCGCGGCCGTTCTGGTGGCCGCCCTGACCATACGCGTGCTGATCACCATGAGGTCCCCGGTAGGCAATACCTATGAAACCATCGCCTTCATCGCCTGCATGGGCGTGATCTGCGCGCTGGTAGCGGAACTCTTCAGCAAAAAGGGAATTGTGCTGGCGGCCGGGTTGATCCTGGGGGCGCTCTCCTGCCAGATGGGCATCATGTATGAATCTTCCCAGGCCGTGGACCACATGGACCCGCTCGTGGCCATCCTGCGTTCCAACTTCCTGCTTTCCACCCACGTCATCACCATCGTCCTGGGGTATGCGGCCGGACTGCTGGCGGCGGTGCTTTCCCATGTATATCTGCTGGCCTCCCCCCTGCGCCTGATCGGCCGGAAAACGGAGCAATCCCTGGACCGCATGGCATACGGCATCCTGTGCTTCTCCCTGGTCTTCACGCTGGTGGGCACTGTCTTCGGCGGTATCTGGGGCAATGAATCCTGGGGGCGCTTCTGGGGATGGGACCCCAAGGAGAACGGAGCATTGATGATCGTGCTGTGGCAGTTGGTCGTGCTTCATGCCAGAAAGGCGGGGTGGCTTTCTCCGTGGCTTCTCCACTTCAGCAACGTGCTTGGCGGCGTCATCATCGCCTTTGCGTGGTGGGGCGTGAACATGCTGGGGGTGGGGCTGCATTCCTACGGCTTCACATCCGGGCGGAATGCCCTGGACATCTTCTATTGGTCGGAAGCCGTGCTTTGCGTCCTCTTCATTATCCTGCATTACCGCGCCCTCCAGCAGGCGGAGATGAGGTAATTTTGTGACGGTTTTCCGTTGACCGACCGGGCGAAAGTGCGGACATGCGGTATTTTCGTTTTTGCAGGGAAGGGAAGCAAACGGTATCACAGAAGTAAAAATGGGAAAAGGCGTTCTTTCCCCATTTTATCCTTGCTGTTTCAGCCCGTCCGGCATATACTTCCGCTACCTCATGCAGGGATAGCTCAGTGGTAGAGCGGCTGTCTTACACACAGTTGGTCGGGGGTTCGAATCCCTCTCCCTGTACCATTAATAAACCCCACAAGTTATTAAACTTGCGGGGTTTACTTTTAAAGCAGTCTTGTATATCAGGTGATTCTGAACAGAGTTAACAAGAGGCCCTATCTTGTTGGATCAAGGACAGTCTCAATAAGAAATTGAGATGATCAGGAAATCATGGTGTTTTGAAAAGGGATATTTAAACTTGGGTCTCTTTGTGTATAATTCCTTTTTTACATTTGTCTTGAAAATTTTCTTCCAATGTATTCAGGATGAATATCCAGGTCATTCATATTAAATCAATAAACATTAATATGAAAAGATTCTTTCATAATACGAATTTTGTTTTTTCAGGGGGATTTAATGTCATTTCATGAGAAGTAACTGAAGTCTTAACGTATCAGGCGTCTTTCATTGAGGGTGCCACAGGTTCTACATTGTCTGCAAATCATTTAACAACATGATTTACAAGACAATGAATAATACCCAAATTACCCTGGAACCCCGTTATCCCTTTGTTCCCATGTTCGCCAATGGCCTCCCGCAGGCCGATTTCTACGTCAACGGCATCACCGCCCCCGTTCTCATCTCCCCTCGCTCCGCTTCCGATGACACTCGCCATGAATGGACCGGGTACCTCAAGATCATGAAACGCGGTACCTATTTCCTTTCCCTGACCGCCGATTCCTCCATCTCCCTGTCCATTCCTTTTAAGAATGTGGAACTGACCAGCGAAGCAAAGGACCTTTCCGTGAAGCCGGAGAGTGTCCTCCTCGAACAGGGGTATTACTGGTGCCAAATCGTCCATGAACACCATGCCGCCCTGGGCTCCGGACAGGAGTTCTGCATTGCCGTTCTTTCCGACAAGGCGGAGGTGTCCGATATCAATTCCTACCTCGACCCCAATGTAACTCCTCCGGATAGGGAAGGGGAGGAAGTCATTACCCTGGTCAATCTTTATCGGGACGAGGAAGAAGAGACCACCTCCAGTAGCTCTTCGGAAGGGGGAGGGTTTGATTTTGGGTTTGATCCCAAGTCAAGCAGCTCCAGTTCCAGCTCCAGTTCTAGCTCCAGTTCTAGCTCCAGTTCTAGCTCCAGTTCTAGCTCCAGTTCTAGCTCCAGTTCCAGCTCCAGTTCTAGCTCCAGTTCTAGCTCCAGTTCCAGTTCCAGTTCCAGCTCCAGTTCCAGCTCCAGTTCCAGTTCCAGCTCCAGTTCTAGCTCCAGTTCCAGCTCCAGTTCTAGCTCCAGTTCTAGCTCCAGCAGCAACTCCTCTTTCTCCTCCAGCGAACCGCCCACTGAGGAAGAACCATGTCCATGTCCCTGTGAAGGGTGTGAAGAGGAAGGAGATGAAAACTGCGTCCAGCAGCAGCCCACTCCGGGCGCCCCCGACGATGAACAGGACTGCCAGGGAAATGCATGCATCAATCCTTCCTCTCCAACAGGACCAACGCCCCCCGCTCCGGTCAGATTCATGCGCATGGCCCGTGCTTCCACTCCCGCTACCTCCGGCTCCAGCAGCGGATTTTCCATGCGCTACAACCACCCCATGGCATGGACCGCTTCCTTCTCCCAAGACGAACGGCGCGTCACCGTCAAACGCCCCTCAGGCAGTCACATTTATTTCAAGGCGGAAACGGGAAGCTCCGACGCTTCCCCCATCGGCAGCTCCAGGAAACTGGACTACCGGGTACGGCTGCTCAACCAAGACCTTACTCCCAATCAACAGGGTATGCCGTCCTACATGGATATGACGCTTCCTTCCGGCATGAGCCTGCGCTTCTCGGCAGCCACCGGAGAGGTCGTCTCCGTCACCAGTTCTTCAGGACACGTCATGACCGCCGAGGAGTATGCCCGCAAGGTCCAAGTGGCCTACAACCCGGACGGCTCTCTCAGCAGCGTCTATTCCCGGGCTCAGGGGCTGATGCGAAGCATTCCCGGAAACAACAGCCTCACCCTGGAGTGGTACGCTCCCGGGAATGTTTCTGCCTCCCATGATGGGGAATTTGTGGTTACCGGAGAGCCCTACAAGACGGCCGTCTATAGAACTTCCATGGAGGATGGCGTAAAAGTGACTTACATCACCAATCAACGGGCCGGGCAGGAACCGCGGGTTATCGAACGCCGCGAGGAAGGAAACAAAATAAGCATCATCAAGGGAGAAGGAGATGAACGCATCGTGCGCACGATTGAACGCAACGCCCTGCCCGGCTCCAAGTGGGAGCGCATTGAAACTATCAGAGGCATCAATGATTCCCAGCCTTCCCGCAGTACACGCACAGTGAAGAAGTATACCGACGGGGGATGGCTGACCATCAGCAGCACGGAAGGATACAATACTTCCAGTGAACAGACCACCCTCTACACGTACAACGACCAGTTCCGCGTGTCTTTGGAAATCAAGCCCAACGGAGGCTACACGCGCTACGAGTACGACGGCCAGGGCCGGGTGGTTCTGGAAGCAACGCCGTGGGCTGGAGGAGGAGAGCGAGGAACACGCACCACTTATGCAGACCTGCGCTTCAATGATTTCAGGCCGGCAACGGAAAGGGAAATCATCATTGCCCAGGACGGAACGGAAACCGTTCTAAGCCAAAGGAGCTATACCTATGAAGAGAGCCCTGAAGTCAACCGCATGACGGTGACAGAAACAGCTCTGGGTTCCGACCAGGTTCACACAAGCATTTCAGAAACTTATGGGGAAGTAGCACAGTATCCCTATGCCCGGGGAAGACAGAAGATGAGCCAGGGCATTGACGGTGTCCAGACCATTTATACCTATGAAGCCACCACAGACCATGGGGGTGTTCACAAGGTGACGGAAACTGTTCAGGCAAACGGAAGCATCGTTTCCGCTCAAAGCACCAGAACCGTACAATACATTGCCGAAAACGGCACGACCACAAGAAAAGAGCAGTATGTCCACACGGGAGAAGACTGGTCATTGATTTCCACGGAGGACTATGAATACGATGCCGAGCTCAAGCGAATCAAAACGACGAAGGGCAACGGCCGCTTCAGCACGACGGAATGGATGTGCTGCGGTCCCTTGACGGAAACCAACGAAGACGGTGTGGTCACCAGCTACAGCTACAACTCGGCCAAGCAACTAGTGGAAGTCATCCGCTCAGCCACGGAAACCACGCCTGAAACAATCACGTCCTACACAAAGGATGTTGCGGGAAGAATTCTTTCCGTACGAAAAGACATAGGAGCTATGTCGACAGTCGAAAATATGGAATACGACGACTTGGGAAGAATTATTTCCACAACGGATATTCTTGGTCGCACCACCAGAACTGAATACAGCAACGATCAGCTTACAACAACCGTCACCACTCCTTCGGGGGCTATTTTTGTGACGAAAACTTATTATGACGGCTCTACTCTTTGGCAGGGAGGAAACGGACAGCAAGAAATTGAAATACAGCTCGAATTGACAGAAGAAGGTATTCTCACCACCACTCTGTCCAAAGGAGTAATTCTCTCACGTACCTTGGAAAATGGTTTTGGAGAAACTATTCGGGAGGAGCAGTCCAATACTCTGGGAGGTTTCATTGTCACTAGAAATGCTTACAATAGCAAGGGTCAGCTTGTACGCATTCAAACAGAGGATATGGCTCCTGAGATAACTGCTTATGACCAATCTGGCTACGAAGTGAGGCGGATTATTCTTCTGGATGAACTTTGTCCGGATGATGTTACAAAAAACAGGATCACGGAGAATACCATACGCTATCAGATCAAAGAGGACGGAGTTTACCGGGTACATACCACGACTAATTACAATGCCAATGGATTTCCTCTTGTTCAGACCGTGGAAAATCTTCTTTCACAATCGGACCCTATGTTAGAAAGCAAGACTGTTTCCACTGATATTTACGGTCAGTTGAGTGTTCAGTGGACAGAATATGCCGCTCCCACCAGACGCATCCAGTTCAACCGGATTCCCACTTCGGACATTGTCGCCAAGTCTTTCGTTGTTGATGGATTTACCATAAATCAAAATGACCATGCAGGCTTACATTCTTCCCAGGAACGTTTCTTCACTTCCTCAGGAATAACCATGAGGAGAACCGATGCACGAGGCAATGTTGTTATCACAGAGTCCGACGTAGCCGGACGAACTACCAAGACGATGGATGCCGAGGGCAATATGACCTCCATTTCTTATGACGTCTGTTGTGATGAACCTGTCTGCATCACTAATGCATTGGGAGGTACTATGTGCTATTCTTATGACATTCGCGGTAGAAAGACGGCTGAATACGGTACTGCCATTCAACCTGCATGTTTCGCGTATGATGATAATGACCATAGGGTTGCATTGACCACTTTCAGGGCGGATGAGGAGGACATTACCACTAATCCTTCCAACCGAACCGACGGGGATACCACCACTTGGCTTTACGATGTGGCTACTGGTTTGGAACTCAGGAAAACCTATGCTGACGGTTCCTGTATTTCCAAAACCTACGACAAGTTTAACCGTTTGGAAACGCTCACTCAAGCCAGAGGTATCGTAACAACCTATGAATATGCTCCGTTCACTGGAGAACTCATCTCAGTCTCCCATAGTGATGCTACCCAACCTTGGCTTTATTCATATAATCATCTTGGTCAGATAATTTCTGTCTCAGATGCCTCATGTATCAGAGAAATCTCTTATGACGTTTATGGGAGAATGCTCCAAGATGTTTCTTTGGGGAAAGTGGAAAGCTGTCTCCAGGAAAAGTATGATTCTTTTGGACGATCCTCCGGATACTATTTTATGCTGGGAACCCGCATTGTCCAGCACTCCATCCTTGACTATGATCACAAAGGCGCCATAGTCAGGATGAATCTGGAAGGTCTTGATTCTCCCTTTACATGGGAATATGACAAAACCAGTGGCTTCCTTAAAAACATGTCCTATCCCAATGGCGTCGTTCGCAGGAATAGTTATCATCCTTCTCTTAACCTAATGAGCGCTATTGAGTATGAAGATTCCAGGAATGGAAGTGCGGTTGCTCGTTATAGTTATCAGTATGATGAATTGATGCGGCCCACTCAACATCAGGATTATTGGGATGTTGAGACGCCCATAGCGGTAAGAAACTTCACCTACAATAACCGCAGTGAATTGATTAATGGACAATTTCAAGCAGAAGGAAATTGCAGCTATCAATATGACAACATCGGTAACCGTAAAATCTCTCAGGAATTGGAAAAGGAATTATTATTATATGGTACCAACCACCTCAACCAATATACGGATATTGCGCAGGGAGAATTAAAGTTTCAACCTGTCTATGACGCAGATGGCAATCAGATCCTTACCAAAACTTCAACAGGAGTTTGGAAGGTAACTTATGATGCCAATAACCGCCCTGTTAGCTTTATCAGTGAAGACGGACGGACCGTAGTTGTCTGCGGATATGACTACATGGGGCGCCGCTTCGAGAAAAAAGTTACTTTCAATGAATCAACTATCAGTCACGTCTATTACCTGTATCGTGGTTATGTGCAAATAGCTGAGATTGATGTGCTGCATCCCGAACCAGTCTTGGAGAAGAGTTATCTATGGGCGCCTACGGAGACGACTGCGCCATTTCTCTTAATGATGACGTGCTGGAAGAATAGTGAGACTGAAACAAGGGAGCATTTTTATTTCATTCATGATGCATTGAAGAATGTCGTCGCTATCGAAGGGGAGCAAAAAGAAAGAAGAGCTTTGTATGAGTATCTTCCTTTTGGAGGAATTGCCAGAGAGGAAGGCGATATGGCTCACGTTAACAAATTCCGTTTTTCC
This genomic stretch from Akkermansia biwaensis harbors:
- the rbr gene encoding rubrerythrin produces the protein MKSIKGTETEKNLLKAFAGESEARNRYTYFAGVAKKAGYEQIAAIFLETADNEKEHAKVFFKLLKDACIEVTHTVCTAPLESTEECLLAAAAGEHDEWSEMYPTFAEVADREGFPAIAETFRKIATVEQHHEARYRKLAENVREGTVFAKKQETQWKCRNCGYIHTGDTAPKVCPACVHPQAFFEVLADNF
- the ccsA gene encoding cytochrome c biogenesis protein CcsA; this translates as MNRHREHTEAAWRKYGRKLWKFGGSYGLGIALMLILLVLTFAGTLHQVRLAPSLGSEAAIESFFGAPYVLIPLGGEHSLISLPLPGMGITCALLFVNLLLGGMFRVRWTWRHAGILIAHGGILLLLAGIMLGNRMTVAVDQVELPQGDRMHERELPFDIRLNRFVPEFYPGTSKPKSYESQVTIFPESGGHYDAVIRMNEPLRVSGWTLYQMSWGQDSLHPGRLISILRASHNPLEQMPKWSSYIIAVGLLWHFALVFGRYLRRKPEQKQEKEPVPEQSRGNADGAGKGKRWRLVGICVLVAGIFAVGMLAARPSVHTVRVERYTPWSSSLVEKVEGMAVQDGGRVKPASTYAGFHLLRTLGRRSFSIETPDGGKKLTPVEWMLDCMFRPEFAEQYPVFLVNREEVVRRLHLPDQADKRKKYSYAQIAGQWEEMSRAVREIRMLGETQLTEAQKEILALSRNFDVVRGWMLGSRIMLEDPAAMERMEFPRWFPASGRDEEQEWTAVPGKGAGAFLAMASLMERKAIEEEGPKGGELRAKAENLLMERLVQPNEAASAGERNALNREIFYYRLDPLYVSLAVFVAAFVFLVVCALFRPMRNAPFWRRFLRPGGFSPAWILGAAGAAVLVAALTIRVLITMRSPVGNTYETIAFIACMGVICALVAELFSKKGIVLAAGLILGALSCQMGIMYESSQAVDHMDPLVAILRSNFLLSTHVITIVLGYAAGLLAAVLSHVYLLASPLRLIGRKTEQSLDRMAYGILCFSLVFTLVGTVFGGIWGNESWGRFWGWDPKENGALMIVLWQLVVLHARKAGWLSPWLLHFSNVLGGVIIAFAWWGVNMLGVGLHSYGFTSGRNALDIFYWSEAVLCVLFIILHYRALQQAEMR
- a CDS encoding RHS repeat domain-containing protein, producing the protein MRYNHPMAWTASFSQDERRVTVKRPSGSHIYFKAETGSSDASPIGSSRKLDYRVRLLNQDLTPNQQGMPSYMDMTLPSGMSLRFSAATGEVVSVTSSSGHVMTAEEYARKVQVAYNPDGSLSSVYSRAQGLMRSIPGNNSLTLEWYAPGNVSASHDGEFVVTGEPYKTAVYRTSMEDGVKVTYITNQRAGQEPRVIERREEGNKISIIKGEGDERIVRTIERNALPGSKWERIETIRGINDSQPSRSTRTVKKYTDGGWLTISSTEGYNTSSEQTTLYTYNDQFRVSLEIKPNGGYTRYEYDGQGRVVLEATPWAGGGERGTRTTYADLRFNDFRPATEREIIIAQDGTETVLSQRSYTYEESPEVNRMTVTETALGSDQVHTSISETYGEVAQYPYARGRQKMSQGIDGVQTIYTYEATTDHGGVHKVTETVQANGSIVSAQSTRTVQYIAENGTTTRKEQYVHTGEDWSLISTEDYEYDAELKRIKTTKGNGRFSTTEWMCCGPLTETNEDGVVTSYSYNSAKQLVEVIRSATETTPETITSYTKDVAGRILSVRKDIGAMSTVENMEYDDLGRIISTTDILGRTTRTEYSNDQLTTTVTTPSGAIFVTKTYYDGSTLWQGGNGQQEIEIQLELTEEGILTTTLSKGVILSRTLENGFGETIREEQSNTLGGFIVTRNAYNSKGQLVRIQTEDMAPEITAYDQSGYEVRRIILLDELCPDDVTKNRITENTIRYQIKEDGVYRVHTTTNYNANGFPLVQTVENLLSQSDPMLESKTVSTDIYGQLSVQWTEYAAPTRRIQFNRIPTSDIVAKSFVVDGFTINQNDHAGLHSSQERFFTSSGITMRRTDARGNVVITESDVAGRTTKTMDAEGNMTSISYDVCCDEPVCITNALGGTMCYSYDIRGRKTAEYGTAIQPACFAYDDNDHRVALTTFRADEEDITTNPSNRTDGDTTTWLYDVATGLELRKTYADGSCISKTYDKFNRLETLTQARGIVTTYEYAPFTGELISVSHSDATQPWLYSYNHLGQIISVSDASCIREISYDVYGRMLQDVSLGKVESCLQEKYDSFGRSSGYYFMLGTRIVQHSILDYDHKGAIVRMNLEGLDSPFTWEYDKTSGFLKNMSYPNGVVRRNSYHPSLNLMSAIEYEDSRNGSAVARYSYQYDELMRPTQHQDYWDVETPIAVRNFTYNNRSELINGQFQAEGNCSYQYDNIGNRKISQELEKELLLYGTNHLNQYTDIAQGELKFQPVYDADGNQILTKTSTGVWKVTYDANNRPVSFISEDGRTVVVCGYDYMGRRFEKKVTFNESTISHVYYLYRGYVQIAEIDVLHPEPVLEKSYLWAPTETTAPFLLMMTCWKNSETETREHFYFIHDALKNVVAIEGEQKERRALYEYLPFGGIAREEGDMAHVNKFRFSCEYMDDELGVVYYNYRYLDPLSGRWISRDPIQEKDGFNLYVLLGNCPISTTDAFGLLDFNNFSSVVIALIPKQVTHSAKSTRLGVWPLPFFPLVTMEVNAGIDVVVSSCCSCDGQKGLVASGIAYLEGTAGVGTSIGGNSGISARREKKPRRNGTRTVYKKKGDNTYTKKPVGENTGDGTGSSNVGAGGCPERCPDGNGDISFLFTVGASGFISGGIGRFSAGIAFDSPVLKCSVPGGCEALDPRKSSSAYAVYGMGTGMRVQAYGRAEVELSLRIM